The nucleotide sequence TGCGAGGAATGATTAAGCAACATTTAAGACGGTACAATTAAAGATcccaattaataaataaacaaaataacggAAAAGAAAAAACTTCAAGCAttataaaattagaaaaaaagttgGCAGTAACCATTAGTAAttgaaaataatgttaacatctcGGCGGCACAAAACACGTTCGTTTAACATGttacataaatatgatataaaaggaatattactTCAAACTAAGGCTAAATGCGTTGATGGTTCTGAAAGGAACACACAGTTGTTTGTGTGCAAATGTCGAAAAAGCGAGAACAAATAAAATCGAACAACAGCTGAACATGCTTTCGAATACAGTAATACAAGATCAAAAGACATATTAAATCATCCTGAAAACTACTATTAAACATCTATATAATATACAACAATATCAGTGTTAACCTTCCTGAGCAACTCTGCACTATCAGAAGCAAGTCAACCTGTCAAGAACAAAGGCAAAATGAGCACAAGTATATATCTCATAGTATCACTGCGCTACAGAATTGCTAGCAAGAACAATAAAAATGTCATAGATCATATCACATCAATGCAGAATTTGAACAGAGTTTAGGCaatgtgttgtttgctctctTAATTATTTTGAGACAGACCAGACTCGcaaaaacaaagtattaataCTTCATAACACAAGACTGGAAGGAAAACCTTCGATTACTGGAGGCATACAGTATTTCACTTGTGCGCGTTTATTACAAAATAGCAACAcaatatgacattttttttaaatatgttattattaacaAAGATTTGAGCATAACATTAGAGTCCGTAAACACATTCTGTGAGAATGTCTCAGTGTCTCTTGAGATGATAAGACAAATATGGACAATACAGAAACTATCTATTTCGAATAATAGATTAACAAATAAACACGACAATTACTACCTTTATGAACACATGGTTTTTAGAGGTAttcgatatatatataattcagtggaattcatattttaatgcccaacttaaaaaataaagtaCTTTTAAGACCCGTGGAGTGGAAAAACAAACCtactaaatacaatataaatcatttaacatCACCATGAACACTTATTAAAATAACACAGCAAAACACCTTTTTAAGTTAGCGTATCAGTCAGTAATATTTATACGAAAACTAAAGATGTCAAGCAATTTGATTATTGCAAAAACAGGCTTAATAATCATCCAATAAGCTTTTTGCTGCCATACTATCAAACCAACTAATGGCAACAAACTCAGAAACTGCCAATATTATAACTTCTTGtatattttaccaaatattaCCTACTTCCATAAATGCATGCTAGTTAGTccaattttatgaagattgtgcTATACACATTGAGAAAGTGAATATTCACTTATTCAGAAATTTTCACTGCATTCCAACGATGGACATTAACAATAGTATTTATAACAAATTTGAATGGGTAGAAAAACAACACCgaaattttgcaattatattgCTCTGTTAATCATCCAAAACTGATTCCAACACTTTCATGGTGCAGGATCACCTGACtgtgtggggttcccaattaaacgtaaTGGATCTAAatacaccggtaagtggtgctgtTTTCTAATAACTTTATAAAACCATTTTCTTAAGAAAttaaactagtgcataaaagacagagaTTTATGCTGCTCATGGCAATCTAAAAACGATCATGCTGCACAAACGTGAccgatttcagacatattcaatgAATTATTTATGTACCTTAAGATATCGTCACCAACTGCATAAAGGCCTTTTATgtactaaagatttttgcaaatgtatttcaataacttgagatatttggaaaaaaacagctctaaacggtgtgtttacattctgtccatcCCGTGTATaagcccctgaaaaccccgttcaTACGCAATCCAGACTTCTTCCGTTTAAGCTCTGTAGCATTTTGCCTAGATACGTTGATGTGAATTTATACAGACAAAACCAATAGCACAAACATCTGATATGCTTGCATTCATATTCATTAGGGTGTTAGAAATGAGGAAAGAAACACGACAAAACAAAGTGATTGGCATATACTTTAAACAAGCGGGTCGCAATACATGCTAAATAAGGAAATCTCTGTTCATGTTGTTCGTTCGACATAACCCATGCATCAAAGTACCTTTGAAATGCAATTCCATGCTGTTAACctttaataatgtattaaatcGTCACTAATTTTACATCTTTTCTCATACCAACAATAGCGAAAAATATAATATGTGCCTTAAGTACACTGAGCCTTAAACTGTTTTTCATATTTACTTTGTcctgtttttttataaatattgcaagACTGTGTTTCCATGTGTATTCCATAAAGAAAATAAAAGCAAGGctataacataatataaatatgCTTTCAATAACAATTGTAATATCCAGTTACGTAAGCAATAAAAACGCATCCTTTATGTTCTGTATCCGTTGCATCAATTAAGTGAAAAACAACACAGAAGACCAtaatattaacacaaaaaaaGCAAAGTTATATATACAATCGTCCGAATTGAACGATGCTATGGATACAATAGAAGCATTTTAGGGAAAACAACTTTCAAATTGGTCAATAAAGCATAggtataaacatttgaaaaatcaTACGGGGATGCATTTTCTTGGGATATTatcataaatgtttaaatgaccAAATTATAAACCTCGCGATAACGATGTCATTGACTTCCATTACGTCATTATTCAGTCGTTATCAACAGTTGAATGTTTTAAGTTTTAGAATTACACTGGCACAATGCATGAAAAACGTTGCCGATTTCCTGACGAAACTTGGCATCCCAAAAACAGTAAATAAATGGATTGATAGCATTATTAAGAACATAAATCCTTAACAGCCATTCGAACAGACGTATCTGTGTCTTTGACAAACCTTTCCAGAAATCTGCGTCCATTCCATCTAAAATGGAGACTGATATAAATGGAAGATACGTCACGATGAAAACGACAGTGATTGTCAACATCATCATTGTTATTTTGAACGAATTCCGCTCTTTGACATGTGTCCCTTTACCTGTGTGGCGAATCATTGTATTTGATAAAGTCCTTCGTACAATTTTCTTCCCAGTTTCATCatgtatttgtgttatttgaTTTGGACATGCAATTTCAGAAACAGTCTGATTAGCTGTCACACATTCAGATATTGTTTTAACTGATTCGGGTGTAAGCTCTTCCTGATTTGTTCCGTGTTCAACACTAAGGTCTGCGTCTGCTGTATCAGTGTTTGTAGTGTCCTCTCGTCCACTCTTAAAACAACAGCTTTTTGTAGTCGACTTACTATGAAAAGCGTTAAAATTGTAATTGCGACGAATTGTGTGACAAATGAGCCCATAAATAATGATAAGATACAGTATAGCGCtcacaaataaaatcaaattgaATCCAAGAAAAGCTACTCCTAAATAAGAATCACTGGCTTCAATGTATACGTCGTCAATAGAACATTCACTTCCGCTAATATTAAACCCGCCATAGGACAATGGAACAGTGCGGTGGCCATAGATTGCTAGATATGGAACAGAAAAAAGGCCTGCCAGAAGCGTTGCAATTATGCATGCTTTTCTGTCACCAAAATCGACAATTTGCTTTTTAAGGGGCCGACACACTTTTAAATAACGGTCCAACCCAACCACAAGTAATATAAAAATCGAGCTTAAAGAGCAAAGACTGATAATAAAGCTAAGAATTTTACATGTGAGAACATTTTCGTAAGTAATTGAATTGGTTAAGTCATAAAAGTGGTAAAGAATGCCGACACTACACACAGACATATCTGTCAATGCGAGTGAAATGATGTACACCCTCGCGCTTGATCGTTTGAACTTTAGTTTGTAGACCAACACTACGCATATATTCCCAACAAGCCCTATGAGCATTACAGTGACAAGAAACACCAGTTTTGGAAGATTTTCTTTAGTCGCGAGTTGGTTTAAAGTATCCAAATCCAATTCAATAGTTCCGTTCGCAGTCATCTCCGAAATATTCGACATTTTAAGGAAAGCCGTAGTCTCAGGATACAAagtttctgcaaaaaataacacAAGAAAAAACATATAATCGTTATAATCTTGCAAACCTTATGATGTTGCTTTATGgacattgttgttttatttcaaacgTGTGGCAGCTACTTGGAGGAAACAAGTATATCATAAACTATAAGCGTGTGATTAAATCGTCGACACAttgaaataattgttaaaatgttgttgttgttggtgttgtttttgttcCATGATATTATTGccatttattatatttaacaacATCACAACTAAACTTATAGACCATCAATTAATAACATATTCAATTAACTTTTTGTTAAAACAGTATGTATAATCAATATTACTTGTGTGTAACAATACCTATTTTTGTTACGTATCGCGTATAAATATACTCACATAAGATAGTGATTGGATTTTCGGCGAAGAGACTGTTCCTTTGAATTTCAAATAACCGTTCGTTTGGTGTCGAAACAAGAGTTAATCCTACGAAACAGAAATAAACGTTATCGCAAAAACCCTAAAGTTGGTCAATATTATACATGAATACAGCTGTAAAACCGCACGCATTAATAACTGAATTACTCTGtcagtgttgtgtttttcacAAGACTGTATTTACACCTC is from Dreissena polymorpha isolate Duluth1 chromosome 14, UMN_Dpol_1.0, whole genome shotgun sequence and encodes:
- the LOC127858605 gene encoding vasopressin V1b receptor-like, which codes for MSNISEMTANGTIELDLDTLNQLATKENLPKLVFLVTVMLIGLVGNICVVLVYKLKFKRSSARVYIISLALTDMSVCSVGILYHFYDLTNSITYENVLTCKILSFIISLCSLSSIFILLVVGLDRYLKVCRPLKKQIVDFGDRKACIIATLLAGLFSVPYLAIYGHRTVPLSYGGFNISGSECSIDDVYIEASDSYLGVAFLGFNLILFVSAILYLIIIYGLICHTIRRNYNFNAFHSKSTTKSCCFKSGREDTTNTDTADADLSVEHGTNQEELTPESVKTISECVTANQTVSEIACPNQITQIHDETGKKIVRRTLSNTMIRHTGKGTHVKERNSFKITMMMLTITVVFIVTYLPFISVSILDGMDADFWKGLSKTQIRLFEWLLRIYVLNNAINPFIYCFWDAKFRQEIGNVFHALCQCNSKT